The Centroberyx gerrardi isolate f3 chromosome 24, fCenGer3.hap1.cur.20231027, whole genome shotgun sequence genome includes a region encoding these proteins:
- the elapor2b gene encoding endosome/lysosome-associated apoptosis and autophagy regulator family member 2 isoform X1, protein MREQLLGSWFPRCVLFLITVHRSASADRDLRPCDETDYYYKYTECDSTGSRWRVAIPHSQGSCSDLPPPTRGTDCSFSCAAGEFLEMSTQQCTPCVAGSYSLGSGVRFDQWDAIPAGFTSLASYMDPGPSGEDSQACNSSSWTPQGVYLESSRDECTVSLVYAVRLEKQGSVSFTYQYPDNNIFFEFYVQNEQCQEMAQTDDQKWIKVTSNGEWDTHTVSLKSGTNILYWRTTGILVGGKMVKPVLLKNIQIEGVAYTSECFPCRPGWFSPSPGSSSCQPCPSNTSSRKGVSSCTACPENQYSHEGWAECKERPACSEKDYFQIHTACDSEGKTQVLYRWVEPKICVENVTGAVELPQTGQREPCPPCNPGYYNTNDSTCFPCPPGTHSDGTSACAECPAGTEPVLGYEYKWWNVLPSNMKTSCFNVGNSKCDDMNGWEVAGDHIRSGAGGSDNDYLILNLHVPGFKVPTSLSGMTGSEFGRITFVFETICSADCELYFMMDVNRKSTTVVESWEGSKEKQSYTHIMTRNASVSYTWAFQRTNQAVDVRRYVGDMVKLYSISVTNVLDGVASACRACALVSQSSRQAGSSCVPCPAGFYIDRDTNRCQECPANTHLAGRHTYGQDACVPCGPGSRSNKEHSRCYSDCSFSHTEDNRTLTFDLSGLSSVASLTIGPSFTSKGTKYLHLFNISLCGHEGKRAAVCMDNVTDLSGKDSQSDSAQFVNSVDSFICQSTIIPADGRGFRTALSSQSISLADTFLGVTVDTVLDGVNAKPELFPENSKDVPDINFFYRSTQATASCDQGRSSVISIRCNPEKSELGELSVPSSCPAGTCDGCTFHFLWESASACPRCTEGDYHQIEGACKGGAQETLYVWNEPKLCTKGASLPARRSSPCEAIALWLKVGVGGGAFMAVLLISLTCYFWKKNKRLEYKYSRLVMSANKECELPAADSCALAEGEEPEDDVVYAQKPSLLGKLRAIASKQEGQSSESVQLKSSQSERWVWG, encoded by the exons ATGCGGGAACAGCTGCTCGGGTCCTGGTTCCCCCGCTGCGTTTTATTCCTCATCACCGTTCACCGATCCGCGTCCGCCGACAGAGACCTGCGGCCGTGCGATGAG acaGACTACTACTATAAATACACAGAGTGTGACAGCACAGGGTCACGTTGGAGAGTGGCCATCCCTCACAGTCAGGGCTCCTGCTCCGACCTCCCACCTCCAACCAGAGGAACAGACTGCT CGTTCTCCTGTGCGGCGGGGGAGTTTTTAGAGATGTCCACGCAGCAGTGCACGCCGTGTGTGGCCGGCTCCTATTCGCTGGGGAGCGGCGTCCGTTTCGACCAATGGGACGCCATCCCCGCCGGCTTCACCAGCCTGGCCAGCTACATGGACCCCGGGCCGTCCGGAGAGGACAGCCAGGCCTGTAacag ctCATCCTGGACGCCGCAGGGTGTGTATCTGGAGTCGAGCCGGGACGAGTGTACGGTGTCTCTGGTCTACGCTGTTCGGCTGGAGAAGCAGGGCTCCGTCTCCTTCACCTACCAGTATCCAGACAACAACATCTTCTTTGAGTTCTAT GTCCAGAATGAGCAGTGCCAGGAAATGGCCCAGACTGACGACCAGAAGTGGATCAAAGTCACCAGCAACGGAgaatgggacacacacacg GTGAGTCTGAAGTCCGGGACGAACATCCTGTACTGGAGAACCACCGGCATCCTGGTGGGAGGGAAGATGGTCAAACCTGTCCTGCTCAAGAACATCCAGATAGAGG gtgtagCCTACACGTCGGAGTGTTTCCCCTGCCGGCCCGGCTGGTTCAGCCCGTCCCCCGGCTCCTCGTCCTGCCAGCCCTGCCCCAGCAACACCTCCTCCAGGAAGGGAGTGTCCTCCTGCACCGCCTGCCCCGAAAACCAGTACTCAC atGAGGGATGGGCAGAATGCAAGGAGAGACCGGCATGCTCAGAGAAGGATTACTTCCAGATCCACACGGCCTGCGACAGCGAAGGGAAG ACGCAGGTTCTGTACCGGTGGGTGGAGCCGAAGATCTGCGTGGAGAACGTCACCGGGGCGGTGGAACTGCCTCAGACGGGACAGAGGGAGCCCTGCCCCCCCTGCAACCCCGGCTACTACAACACCAACGACTCCACCTGCTTCCCCTGCCCGCCTGGAACCCACTCCGACGGCACCTCCG cGTGCGCAGAGTGCCCTGCAGGTACAGAGCCAGTGTTGGGTTATGAGTACAAATGGTGGAACGTCCTGCCGTCCAACATGAAGACTTCTTGTTTCAACGTGGGCAACTCCAAATGTGACGACATGAACG GATGGGAGGTGGCAGGGGATCATATCCGCAGCGGAGCGGGCGGTTCGGATAACGACTATCTCATCCTCAACTTGCATGTACCCGGTTtcaa ggtgccAACCTCTCTTTCAGGGATGACCGGTAGTGAGTTTGGCCGGATAACCTTTGTCTTCGAGACCATCTGCTCTGCCGACTGTGAGCTCTACTTCATGatg GACGTGAACAGGAAAAGCACCACAGTGGTGGAGTCCTGGGAGGGCAGTAAGGAGAAACAgtcctacacacacatcatgacCAGGAACGCCTCTGTCTCTTATACCTGGGCCTTCCAGAGGACCAATCAAGCTGTGGAC gtgcggCGCTACGTGGGCGACATGGTGAAGCTGTACTCCATCAGCGTGACCAACGTGCTGGACGGCGTGGCGTCGGCGTGCCGCGCCTGCGCCCTGGTGTCCCAGAGTTCCCGGCAGGCCGGCTCCTCCTGCGTCCCCTGCCCCGCCGGCTTCTACATCGACAGAGACACCAACCGGTGCCAAGAGTGTCCCGCCAACACGCACCTGGCGGGGCGCCACACCTACGGCCAGGACGCCTGTGTGCCGTGCGGGCCGGGGAGCAGGAGCAACAAG GAGCATTCCCGCTGCTACAGCGACTGCTCCTTCTCCCACACCGAGGACAACCGCacgctgacctttgacctcagcgGTCTGAGCAGCGTGGCCTCGCTCACCATCGGGCCCAGCTTCACCTCCAAGGGCACCAAGTACCTGCACCTCTTCAACATCAGCCTGTGTGGCCACGAG GGCAAGAGGGCGGCCGTCTGCATGGATAACGTCACCGATCTGTCCGGCAAGGACAGCCAGAGCGACTCGGCTCAGTTTGTCAACTCAGTGGACAGCTTCATCTGCCAATCAACCATCATCCCAGCAGATGGGCGGGGTTTCAGGACGGCCCTCTCCTCTCAGTCCATCAGCCTCGCAGACACTTTCCTTG gAGTGACAGTAGACACCGTCCTGGATGGGGTGAACGCTAAACCGGAGCTTTTCCCGGAGAACTCCAAGGACGTCCCAGACATCAACTTCTTCTACAG GTCAACCCAGGCTACGGCCTCGTGCGATCAGGGTCGGAGTTCAGTCATCTCCATTCGCTGTAACCCAGAGAAATCTGAACTGGGAGAACTCTCTGTGCccag ctcctGTCCTGCAGGAACCTGTGATGGATGCACATTTCACTTTCTGTGGGAGAGCGCCAGTGCCTGCCCACGCTGCACCGAGGGCGACTACCACCAGATAGAGGGCGCATGCAAGGGAGGCGCCcag gaaaCTCTGTATGTGTGGAACGAGCCGAAGCTGTGCACCAAAGGCGCGTCGCTGCCAGCCAGGCGCTCGTCCCCCTGCGAGGCCATCGCTCTGTGGCTGAAGGTCGGGGTCGGCGGCGGAGCCTTCATGGCCGTGCTGCTCATCTCCCTCACCTGCTATTtctggaagaaaaacaagag GCTGGAGTATAAGTACTCTCGTCTGGTGATGTCCGCCAACAAGGAGTGTGAGCTTCCAGCCGCCGACAGCTGCGCCCTggctgagggggaggagcctgAGGACGACGTGGTCTACGCCCAGAAACCCTCCCTGCTGGGCAAGCTCAGGGCCATCGCCAGCAAG CAGGAGGGACAGAGCAGTGAGTCTGTGCAGCTGAAGTCCTCCCAGTCGGAGCGATGGGTCTGGGGATAA
- the elapor2b gene encoding endosome/lysosome-associated apoptosis and autophagy regulator family member 2 isoform X3 gives MSTQQCTPCVAGSYSLGSGVRFDQWDAIPAGFTSLASYMDPGPSGEDSQACNSSSWTPQGVYLESSRDECTVSLVYAVRLEKQGSVSFTYQYPDNNIFFEFYVQNEQCQEMAQTDDQKWIKVTSNGEWDTHTVSLKSGTNILYWRTTGILVGGKMVKPVLLKNIQIEGVAYTSECFPCRPGWFSPSPGSSSCQPCPSNTSSRKGVSSCTACPENQYSHEGWAECKERPACSEKDYFQIHTACDSEGKTQVLYRWVEPKICVENVTGAVELPQTGQREPCPPCNPGYYNTNDSTCFPCPPGTHSDGTSACAECPAGTEPVLGYEYKWWNVLPSNMKTSCFNVGNSKCDDMNGWEVAGDHIRSGAGGSDNDYLILNLHVPGFKVPTSLSGMTGSEFGRITFVFETICSADCELYFMMDVNRKSTTVVESWEGSKEKQSYTHIMTRNASVSYTWAFQRTNQAVDVRRYVGDMVKLYSISVTNVLDGVASACRACALVSQSSRQAGSSCVPCPAGFYIDRDTNRCQECPANTHLAGRHTYGQDACVPCGPGSRSNKEHSRCYSDCSFSHTEDNRTLTFDLSGLSSVASLTIGPSFTSKGTKYLHLFNISLCGHEGKRAAVCMDNVTDLSGKDSQSDSAQFVNSVDSFICQSTIIPADGRGFRTALSSQSISLADTFLGVTVDTVLDGVNAKPELFPENSKDVPDINFFYRSTQATASCDQGRSSVISIRCNPEKSELGELSVPSSCPAGTCDGCTFHFLWESASACPRCTEGDYHQIEGACKGGAQETLYVWNEPKLCTKGASLPARRSSPCEAIALWLKVGVGGGAFMAVLLISLTCYFWKKNKRLEYKYSRLVMSANKECELPAADSCALAEGEEPEDDVVYAQKPSLLGKLRAIASKQEGQSSESVQLKSSQSERWVWG, from the exons ATGTCCACGCAGCAGTGCACGCCGTGTGTGGCCGGCTCCTATTCGCTGGGGAGCGGCGTCCGTTTCGACCAATGGGACGCCATCCCCGCCGGCTTCACCAGCCTGGCCAGCTACATGGACCCCGGGCCGTCCGGAGAGGACAGCCAGGCCTGTAacag ctCATCCTGGACGCCGCAGGGTGTGTATCTGGAGTCGAGCCGGGACGAGTGTACGGTGTCTCTGGTCTACGCTGTTCGGCTGGAGAAGCAGGGCTCCGTCTCCTTCACCTACCAGTATCCAGACAACAACATCTTCTTTGAGTTCTAT GTCCAGAATGAGCAGTGCCAGGAAATGGCCCAGACTGACGACCAGAAGTGGATCAAAGTCACCAGCAACGGAgaatgggacacacacacg GTGAGTCTGAAGTCCGGGACGAACATCCTGTACTGGAGAACCACCGGCATCCTGGTGGGAGGGAAGATGGTCAAACCTGTCCTGCTCAAGAACATCCAGATAGAGG gtgtagCCTACACGTCGGAGTGTTTCCCCTGCCGGCCCGGCTGGTTCAGCCCGTCCCCCGGCTCCTCGTCCTGCCAGCCCTGCCCCAGCAACACCTCCTCCAGGAAGGGAGTGTCCTCCTGCACCGCCTGCCCCGAAAACCAGTACTCAC atGAGGGATGGGCAGAATGCAAGGAGAGACCGGCATGCTCAGAGAAGGATTACTTCCAGATCCACACGGCCTGCGACAGCGAAGGGAAG ACGCAGGTTCTGTACCGGTGGGTGGAGCCGAAGATCTGCGTGGAGAACGTCACCGGGGCGGTGGAACTGCCTCAGACGGGACAGAGGGAGCCCTGCCCCCCCTGCAACCCCGGCTACTACAACACCAACGACTCCACCTGCTTCCCCTGCCCGCCTGGAACCCACTCCGACGGCACCTCCG cGTGCGCAGAGTGCCCTGCAGGTACAGAGCCAGTGTTGGGTTATGAGTACAAATGGTGGAACGTCCTGCCGTCCAACATGAAGACTTCTTGTTTCAACGTGGGCAACTCCAAATGTGACGACATGAACG GATGGGAGGTGGCAGGGGATCATATCCGCAGCGGAGCGGGCGGTTCGGATAACGACTATCTCATCCTCAACTTGCATGTACCCGGTTtcaa ggtgccAACCTCTCTTTCAGGGATGACCGGTAGTGAGTTTGGCCGGATAACCTTTGTCTTCGAGACCATCTGCTCTGCCGACTGTGAGCTCTACTTCATGatg GACGTGAACAGGAAAAGCACCACAGTGGTGGAGTCCTGGGAGGGCAGTAAGGAGAAACAgtcctacacacacatcatgacCAGGAACGCCTCTGTCTCTTATACCTGGGCCTTCCAGAGGACCAATCAAGCTGTGGAC gtgcggCGCTACGTGGGCGACATGGTGAAGCTGTACTCCATCAGCGTGACCAACGTGCTGGACGGCGTGGCGTCGGCGTGCCGCGCCTGCGCCCTGGTGTCCCAGAGTTCCCGGCAGGCCGGCTCCTCCTGCGTCCCCTGCCCCGCCGGCTTCTACATCGACAGAGACACCAACCGGTGCCAAGAGTGTCCCGCCAACACGCACCTGGCGGGGCGCCACACCTACGGCCAGGACGCCTGTGTGCCGTGCGGGCCGGGGAGCAGGAGCAACAAG GAGCATTCCCGCTGCTACAGCGACTGCTCCTTCTCCCACACCGAGGACAACCGCacgctgacctttgacctcagcgGTCTGAGCAGCGTGGCCTCGCTCACCATCGGGCCCAGCTTCACCTCCAAGGGCACCAAGTACCTGCACCTCTTCAACATCAGCCTGTGTGGCCACGAG GGCAAGAGGGCGGCCGTCTGCATGGATAACGTCACCGATCTGTCCGGCAAGGACAGCCAGAGCGACTCGGCTCAGTTTGTCAACTCAGTGGACAGCTTCATCTGCCAATCAACCATCATCCCAGCAGATGGGCGGGGTTTCAGGACGGCCCTCTCCTCTCAGTCCATCAGCCTCGCAGACACTTTCCTTG gAGTGACAGTAGACACCGTCCTGGATGGGGTGAACGCTAAACCGGAGCTTTTCCCGGAGAACTCCAAGGACGTCCCAGACATCAACTTCTTCTACAG GTCAACCCAGGCTACGGCCTCGTGCGATCAGGGTCGGAGTTCAGTCATCTCCATTCGCTGTAACCCAGAGAAATCTGAACTGGGAGAACTCTCTGTGCccag ctcctGTCCTGCAGGAACCTGTGATGGATGCACATTTCACTTTCTGTGGGAGAGCGCCAGTGCCTGCCCACGCTGCACCGAGGGCGACTACCACCAGATAGAGGGCGCATGCAAGGGAGGCGCCcag gaaaCTCTGTATGTGTGGAACGAGCCGAAGCTGTGCACCAAAGGCGCGTCGCTGCCAGCCAGGCGCTCGTCCCCCTGCGAGGCCATCGCTCTGTGGCTGAAGGTCGGGGTCGGCGGCGGAGCCTTCATGGCCGTGCTGCTCATCTCCCTCACCTGCTATTtctggaagaaaaacaagag GCTGGAGTATAAGTACTCTCGTCTGGTGATGTCCGCCAACAAGGAGTGTGAGCTTCCAGCCGCCGACAGCTGCGCCCTggctgagggggaggagcctgAGGACGACGTGGTCTACGCCCAGAAACCCTCCCTGCTGGGCAAGCTCAGGGCCATCGCCAGCAAG CAGGAGGGACAGAGCAGTGAGTCTGTGCAGCTGAAGTCCTCCCAGTCGGAGCGATGGGTCTGGGGATAA
- the elapor2b gene encoding endosome/lysosome-associated apoptosis and autophagy regulator family member 2 isoform X2, with translation MREQLLGSWFPRCVLFLITVHRSASADRDLRPCDETDYYYKYTECDSTGSRWRVAIPHSQGSCSDLPPPTRGTDCSFSCAAGEFLEMSTQQCTPCVAGSYSLGSGVRFDQWDAIPAGFTSLASYMDPGPSGEDSQACNSSSWTPQGVYLESSRDECTVSLVYAVRLEKQGSVSFTYQYPDNNIFFEFYVQNEQCQEMAQTDDQKWIKVTSNGEWDTHTVSLKSGTNILYWRTTGILVGGKMVKPVLLKNIQIEGVAYTSECFPCRPGWFSPSPGSSSCQPCPSNTSSRKGVSSCTACPENQYSHEGWAECKERPACSEKDYFQIHTACDSEGKTQVLYRWVEPKICVENVTGAVELPQTGQREPCPPCNPGYYNTNDSTCFPCPPGTHSDGTSACAECPAGTEPVLGYEYKWWNVLPSNMKTSCFNVGNSKCDDMNGWEVAGDHIRSGAGGSDNDYLILNLHVPGFKVPTSLSGMTGSEFGRITFVFETICSADCELYFMMDVNRKSTTVVESWEGSKEKQSYTHIMTRNASVSYTWAFQRTNQAVDVRRYVGDMVKLYSISVTNVLDGVASACRACALVSQSSRQAGSSCVPCPAGFYIDRDTNRCQECPANTHLAGRHTYGQDACVPCGPGSRSNKEHSRCYSDCSFSHTEDNRTLTFDLSGLSSVASLTIGPSFTSKGTKYLHLFNISLCGHEGKRAAVCMDNVTDLSGKDSQSDSAQFVNSVDSFICQSTIIPADGRGFRTALSSQSISLADTFLGVTVDTVLDGVNAKPELFPENSKDVPDINFFYRSTQATASCDQGRSSVISIRCNPEKSELGELSVPSSCPAGTCDGCTFHFLWESASACPRCTEGDYHQIEGACKGGAQETLYVWNEPKLCTKGASLPARRSSPCEAIALWLKVGVGGGAFMAVLLISLTCYFWKKNKRLEYKYSRLVMSANKECELPAADSCALAEGEEPEDDVVYAQKPSLLGKLRAIASKEGQSSESVQLKSSQSERWVWG, from the exons ATGCGGGAACAGCTGCTCGGGTCCTGGTTCCCCCGCTGCGTTTTATTCCTCATCACCGTTCACCGATCCGCGTCCGCCGACAGAGACCTGCGGCCGTGCGATGAG acaGACTACTACTATAAATACACAGAGTGTGACAGCACAGGGTCACGTTGGAGAGTGGCCATCCCTCACAGTCAGGGCTCCTGCTCCGACCTCCCACCTCCAACCAGAGGAACAGACTGCT CGTTCTCCTGTGCGGCGGGGGAGTTTTTAGAGATGTCCACGCAGCAGTGCACGCCGTGTGTGGCCGGCTCCTATTCGCTGGGGAGCGGCGTCCGTTTCGACCAATGGGACGCCATCCCCGCCGGCTTCACCAGCCTGGCCAGCTACATGGACCCCGGGCCGTCCGGAGAGGACAGCCAGGCCTGTAacag ctCATCCTGGACGCCGCAGGGTGTGTATCTGGAGTCGAGCCGGGACGAGTGTACGGTGTCTCTGGTCTACGCTGTTCGGCTGGAGAAGCAGGGCTCCGTCTCCTTCACCTACCAGTATCCAGACAACAACATCTTCTTTGAGTTCTAT GTCCAGAATGAGCAGTGCCAGGAAATGGCCCAGACTGACGACCAGAAGTGGATCAAAGTCACCAGCAACGGAgaatgggacacacacacg GTGAGTCTGAAGTCCGGGACGAACATCCTGTACTGGAGAACCACCGGCATCCTGGTGGGAGGGAAGATGGTCAAACCTGTCCTGCTCAAGAACATCCAGATAGAGG gtgtagCCTACACGTCGGAGTGTTTCCCCTGCCGGCCCGGCTGGTTCAGCCCGTCCCCCGGCTCCTCGTCCTGCCAGCCCTGCCCCAGCAACACCTCCTCCAGGAAGGGAGTGTCCTCCTGCACCGCCTGCCCCGAAAACCAGTACTCAC atGAGGGATGGGCAGAATGCAAGGAGAGACCGGCATGCTCAGAGAAGGATTACTTCCAGATCCACACGGCCTGCGACAGCGAAGGGAAG ACGCAGGTTCTGTACCGGTGGGTGGAGCCGAAGATCTGCGTGGAGAACGTCACCGGGGCGGTGGAACTGCCTCAGACGGGACAGAGGGAGCCCTGCCCCCCCTGCAACCCCGGCTACTACAACACCAACGACTCCACCTGCTTCCCCTGCCCGCCTGGAACCCACTCCGACGGCACCTCCG cGTGCGCAGAGTGCCCTGCAGGTACAGAGCCAGTGTTGGGTTATGAGTACAAATGGTGGAACGTCCTGCCGTCCAACATGAAGACTTCTTGTTTCAACGTGGGCAACTCCAAATGTGACGACATGAACG GATGGGAGGTGGCAGGGGATCATATCCGCAGCGGAGCGGGCGGTTCGGATAACGACTATCTCATCCTCAACTTGCATGTACCCGGTTtcaa ggtgccAACCTCTCTTTCAGGGATGACCGGTAGTGAGTTTGGCCGGATAACCTTTGTCTTCGAGACCATCTGCTCTGCCGACTGTGAGCTCTACTTCATGatg GACGTGAACAGGAAAAGCACCACAGTGGTGGAGTCCTGGGAGGGCAGTAAGGAGAAACAgtcctacacacacatcatgacCAGGAACGCCTCTGTCTCTTATACCTGGGCCTTCCAGAGGACCAATCAAGCTGTGGAC gtgcggCGCTACGTGGGCGACATGGTGAAGCTGTACTCCATCAGCGTGACCAACGTGCTGGACGGCGTGGCGTCGGCGTGCCGCGCCTGCGCCCTGGTGTCCCAGAGTTCCCGGCAGGCCGGCTCCTCCTGCGTCCCCTGCCCCGCCGGCTTCTACATCGACAGAGACACCAACCGGTGCCAAGAGTGTCCCGCCAACACGCACCTGGCGGGGCGCCACACCTACGGCCAGGACGCCTGTGTGCCGTGCGGGCCGGGGAGCAGGAGCAACAAG GAGCATTCCCGCTGCTACAGCGACTGCTCCTTCTCCCACACCGAGGACAACCGCacgctgacctttgacctcagcgGTCTGAGCAGCGTGGCCTCGCTCACCATCGGGCCCAGCTTCACCTCCAAGGGCACCAAGTACCTGCACCTCTTCAACATCAGCCTGTGTGGCCACGAG GGCAAGAGGGCGGCCGTCTGCATGGATAACGTCACCGATCTGTCCGGCAAGGACAGCCAGAGCGACTCGGCTCAGTTTGTCAACTCAGTGGACAGCTTCATCTGCCAATCAACCATCATCCCAGCAGATGGGCGGGGTTTCAGGACGGCCCTCTCCTCTCAGTCCATCAGCCTCGCAGACACTTTCCTTG gAGTGACAGTAGACACCGTCCTGGATGGGGTGAACGCTAAACCGGAGCTTTTCCCGGAGAACTCCAAGGACGTCCCAGACATCAACTTCTTCTACAG GTCAACCCAGGCTACGGCCTCGTGCGATCAGGGTCGGAGTTCAGTCATCTCCATTCGCTGTAACCCAGAGAAATCTGAACTGGGAGAACTCTCTGTGCccag ctcctGTCCTGCAGGAACCTGTGATGGATGCACATTTCACTTTCTGTGGGAGAGCGCCAGTGCCTGCCCACGCTGCACCGAGGGCGACTACCACCAGATAGAGGGCGCATGCAAGGGAGGCGCCcag gaaaCTCTGTATGTGTGGAACGAGCCGAAGCTGTGCACCAAAGGCGCGTCGCTGCCAGCCAGGCGCTCGTCCCCCTGCGAGGCCATCGCTCTGTGGCTGAAGGTCGGGGTCGGCGGCGGAGCCTTCATGGCCGTGCTGCTCATCTCCCTCACCTGCTATTtctggaagaaaaacaagag GCTGGAGTATAAGTACTCTCGTCTGGTGATGTCCGCCAACAAGGAGTGTGAGCTTCCAGCCGCCGACAGCTGCGCCCTggctgagggggaggagcctgAGGACGACGTGGTCTACGCCCAGAAACCCTCCCTGCTGGGCAAGCTCAGGGCCATCGCCAGCAAG GAGGGACAGAGCAGTGAGTCTGTGCAGCTGAAGTCCTCCCAGTCGGAGCGATGGGTCTGGGGATAA